A region of Granulibacter bethesdensis DNA encodes the following proteins:
- a CDS encoding C2 family cysteine protease: MSLKKDTGAQGPLGQGWKPFTYSYRYGDSDPLSSQVTYTYSKQALYLTEPGDSTAISYTDIHQGQIGDCYALSSIGELAMWYPGAIERMITRNADGSESVTLYMSASGTIPAYGETSFVATTVTVTNTFLSSGVNNGSNQNVVDGTKEIWPQVLEKAIATLGGGYSSIAYGGNPTTTLMMLTGQTAQAYYPYMDAATLSGFMAAKSLIVMDTGTSSLSYGLVGSHAYMLTGLSYVNGEAYVHLANPWGFNNPAPIPLSQLANAGIVEIDVGHYVPAAITNIVSISGTVGNQAVNDNASLNPFANVQIADTGINETETVTITQSALNGHLTSLGSGSYNAARGIYTVTGSVDSVNAALRNLVFVPNAHQVTPGSTVTTGFRINVTDQDGVSASDSTTSVITTAINNAPIITGLSSSSLKILDVGHVSPFASTVISEPDVGQTETAVVKLSNASNGSLSNLSGGTYDATKGIYQVAGTANQVSQALKGLVFNPTPHHAATDTQETTGLTLTVTDSGGASTSATTSVVATETAPSTPFNGTINIGTFATKVISQPVDASSTGTFRLNMLSTVEFSSTVSGQPKIDFKGFASQLVIDNASTFGNNVGTASYTGPLLQDFGRMEFIDIHGLSAWNLKSDYSASTGLLQLTAQNGAKATLDFDPGSLKGRAFAFFSDGQDGTVITRF; this comes from the coding sequence ATGAGCCTCAAAAAAGATACCGGCGCACAAGGTCCTTTAGGGCAGGGCTGGAAGCCTTTCACATACAGCTATCGGTACGGTGACAGCGATCCGCTATCGAGCCAGGTAACCTACACCTATTCCAAACAGGCCCTGTATCTGACCGAGCCGGGAGACAGTACAGCCATCAGCTATACCGATATCCATCAGGGCCAGATCGGTGACTGCTACGCCCTTTCCTCCATCGGCGAACTGGCGATGTGGTATCCCGGCGCTATTGAACGAATGATCACCAGGAATGCCGATGGCAGCGAGTCCGTCACACTCTATATGTCGGCCAGTGGAACCATTCCCGCTTATGGGGAAACCAGCTTTGTGGCGACCACAGTCACGGTCACCAATACCTTTCTCAGCTCCGGTGTCAATAATGGTTCCAACCAGAATGTCGTCGATGGGACCAAGGAAATCTGGCCGCAGGTTCTGGAAAAAGCGATCGCCACTCTGGGTGGGGGATATTCCTCGATCGCTTATGGCGGCAATCCAACCACCACGCTGATGATGCTGACCGGGCAGACGGCACAGGCTTACTATCCGTATATGGATGCAGCCACGCTTTCAGGCTTCATGGCGGCAAAAAGCCTGATCGTGATGGATACCGGCACGTCATCGCTCAGCTACGGGCTTGTGGGGAGCCACGCCTATATGCTGACCGGCCTTTCCTATGTGAATGGTGAGGCTTACGTGCATCTGGCCAATCCATGGGGCTTCAACAATCCGGCCCCGATCCCATTGTCCCAGCTCGCCAATGCGGGCATCGTCGAGATTGATGTCGGCCATTACGTTCCCGCAGCCATCACGAATATCGTCTCCATCTCTGGTACGGTGGGCAATCAGGCAGTCAATGACAATGCCTCGCTGAACCCGTTTGCGAACGTGCAGATCGCAGATACGGGTATCAATGAGACGGAAACAGTCACAATCACCCAATCCGCGCTGAACGGACACCTGACATCTCTGGGCAGTGGCAGCTATAATGCCGCAAGAGGCATTTATACAGTGACTGGCTCTGTCGACAGTGTGAATGCGGCGCTGCGTAATCTGGTGTTTGTACCCAATGCGCATCAGGTGACACCCGGCAGCACTGTCACCACCGGCTTCAGGATCAATGTCACCGATCAGGATGGTGTGAGCGCCAGCGACAGCACCACCTCGGTCATTACCACCGCTATCAACAATGCGCCGATCATTACAGGACTTTCCAGCTCCAGCCTGAAAATACTGGATGTTGGCCATGTTTCTCCCTTCGCCAGCACTGTCATCTCGGAGCCGGATGTCGGGCAGACCGAAACCGCTGTCGTCAAACTGTCAAACGCCAGCAATGGCTCTCTCTCCAACCTGTCTGGCGGTACCTATGATGCCACGAAGGGCATCTATCAGGTGGCTGGAACAGCAAATCAGGTCTCGCAGGCCCTGAAAGGGCTGGTGTTTAACCCCACCCCGCATCATGCAGCGACTGATACACAGGAAACCACGGGATTGACGCTGACCGTCACGGATTCCGGGGGTGCCAGCACCTCGGCCACCACAAGCGTGGTTGCGACCGAAACAGCGCCCAGTACACCATTCAACGGCACCATCAATATAGGTACCTTCGCCACGAAGGTGATCTCCCAGCCTGTTGATGCCTCCAGCACCGGCACGTTCAGGCTGAATATGCTTTCCACAGTTGAATTTTCATCGACAGTCAGTGGTCAACCCAAAATAGACTTCAAAGGTTTCGCCTCACAGCTCGTGATCGACAATGCATCAACCTTCGGAAACAATGTCGGTACGGCATCCTATACAGGCCCGCTGCTGCAAGATTTCGGCAGGATGGAATTCATTGATATTCACGGGCTGTCAGCATGGAATCTGAAATCTGATTACTCCGCAAGCACCGGCCTGTTGCAGCTGACCGCGCAAAACGGTGCAAAGGCAACACTGGATTTTGACCCCGGTTCTCTGAAGGGCCGGGCCTTCGCCTTTTTCTCGGATGGGCAAGACGGAACCGTGATTACACGCTTCTGA
- the zigA gene encoding zinc metallochaperone GTPase ZigA — protein MAQTAPPAQDRRLPVTVLSGFLGAGKTTLMNHVLHNRDGLRVAVIVNDMSEVNIDADLIRADTASDGTGSAVARTQETLVEMSNGCICCTLRDDLLIEVRRLAEVGRFDYLLIESTGISEPLPVAATFDFRDENGVSLGDIARLDTMVTVVDAANLLNDYSSADFLRDRGESLGEEDERTLVDLLVQQIEFADVVILNKIDAATPQQLSAARTIIRSLNPEADLVEASMSRVDLHRVLKTGRFDYEKAQTHPLWYKELYGYTEHKPETEEYGIRSFTYRARRPFHPAKFHAFLNTSWPGVVRAKGHFWLATRPDWVGEMSQAGALMRHQAMGLWWAAIPEARWPDHAEWRRMLNANWNDVFGDRRQELVFIGAEMDEAAIRAALDACLVGESEAGPFTPSLWTRLPDPFPAWRREAA, from the coding sequence ATGGCTCAAACCGCTCCCCCCGCCCAGGACCGCCGCCTGCCTGTAACCGTTCTCTCCGGCTTTCTGGGGGCCGGTAAAACGACGCTGATGAACCATGTCCTGCATAACCGGGATGGACTGCGTGTCGCGGTGATCGTCAATGACATGAGCGAGGTGAATATTGATGCCGATCTGATCCGGGCCGATACCGCAAGTGACGGAACGGGCAGCGCTGTGGCCCGCACGCAGGAAACGCTGGTGGAGATGAGCAATGGCTGCATCTGCTGCACCTTGCGGGATGATCTGCTGATCGAGGTCCGCAGGCTGGCCGAAGTCGGGCGGTTCGACTACTTGCTGATTGAATCCACTGGCATTTCCGAGCCTCTGCCTGTGGCGGCAACGTTCGATTTTCGCGATGAAAACGGTGTCAGCCTGGGTGACATTGCCCGGCTGGATACGATGGTCACGGTTGTGGATGCCGCCAATCTGCTCAATGACTATTCCTCTGCCGATTTCCTGCGTGATCGTGGAGAATCCCTTGGGGAGGAGGATGAGCGCACGCTGGTCGACCTTCTGGTCCAGCAGATCGAGTTCGCCGATGTGGTGATCCTCAACAAAATCGACGCCGCGACGCCGCAGCAATTATCGGCGGCGCGCACTATCATCCGCTCCCTGAATCCGGAGGCTGATCTGGTCGAGGCCAGCATGAGCCGTGTCGATCTTCACCGTGTGCTGAAGACCGGGCGTTTCGATTACGAGAAGGCCCAGACTCATCCGCTGTGGTACAAGGAGCTGTACGGCTATACAGAGCACAAGCCGGAGACCGAGGAATATGGTATCCGCAGCTTCACCTACCGCGCGCGCCGCCCGTTTCATCCGGCGAAGTTCCATGCATTCCTGAACACGTCCTGGCCGGGCGTGGTGCGGGCGAAGGGGCATTTCTGGCTGGCGACCCGGCCTGACTGGGTGGGTGAAATGAGTCAGGCCGGGGCGCTGATGCGGCATCAGGCGATGGGATTATGGTGGGCCGCCATTCCCGAGGCACGCTGGCCGGATCATGCCGAATGGCGGCGCATGCTGAATGCGAACTGGAACGATGTTTTCGGTGACCGGCGGCAGGAACTGGTGTTCATCGGCGCGGAGATGGACGAGGCTGCGATCCGTGCCGCGCTCGATGCCTGCCTGGTGGGCGAAAGCGAGGCCGGGCCGTTCACGCCCTCCCTCTGGACGCGTCTTCCGGATCCGTTCCCGGCCTGGCGGCGGGAAGCGGCGTGA
- a CDS encoding Gp138 family membrane-puncturing spike protein, whose protein sequence is MSDNIKQILKNLIASHCDRINTTMPGTIVSYDTTTRRAVVQLSLSKTSPDAEIIKAPRIVDVPVVFPSVGTVGITWPLHPGDGVMLHFCQRSLENWKDAGSDIVDNFRQTNITDAIAVPGLAHSKATAPAHAENMVIAFGSASLELTPSGGIVLNAPGGFTIKGAVSGDQDAVFGGISVKTHAHTGVQPGSGRSGPPSAG, encoded by the coding sequence ATGTCTGATAACATCAAACAGATTCTGAAAAACCTGATTGCCTCACATTGTGATCGTATCAATACGACGATGCCGGGCACCATTGTGTCGTATGACACCACCACACGCCGCGCTGTGGTGCAGCTTTCCCTGTCCAAAACCTCGCCCGATGCGGAGATTATAAAAGCCCCGCGTATTGTCGATGTGCCTGTCGTGTTTCCCTCTGTCGGCACTGTCGGCATCACCTGGCCATTGCATCCCGGTGATGGTGTCATGCTGCATTTCTGCCAGCGTTCGCTGGAAAACTGGAAAGATGCCGGCAGTGATATTGTCGATAATTTCCGCCAGACCAACATCACGGACGCCATTGCCGTGCCGGGCCTCGCGCACAGTAAAGCCACAGCTCCGGCCCACGCCGAAAATATGGTGATTGCGTTCGGCTCTGCCTCTCTGGAACTCACCCCTTCCGGTGGCATCGTGCTGAATGCGCCGGGTGGCTTTACAATCAAAGGCGCGGTATCCGGTGATCAGGATGCGGTCTTTGGCGGTATTTCGGTCAAGACACATGCCCATACCGGTGTGCAGCCCGGTTCCGGACGCTCCGGCCCGCCTTCAGCCGGATAA
- a CDS encoding glycoside hydrolase family 108 protein gives MSLEQALALVMSRGVEGGYTSLASDAGNWTGGRVNAGRLVGTQFGISAPVLGAWLGREATRADMIGLNRDQAAAIYEQRYWRPLCCDHMSGPVGGLVFDAAVNQGPAMTALMVQQAAQVRQDGEIGPVTLAALNDADQADLHADIARLRAERYRASSDWSRFGKGWMRRLMRVVAATAAFT, from the coding sequence ATGAGTTTGGAACAGGCCCTGGCTCTGGTCATGAGCCGGGGCGTGGAGGGCGGCTATACCAGCCTCGCCTCCGATGCGGGCAACTGGACGGGCGGCAGGGTCAACGCGGGTCGTCTGGTCGGGACGCAGTTCGGTATCAGCGCCCCGGTCCTTGGTGCGTGGCTGGGCAGAGAGGCCACCAGAGCCGACATGATCGGACTGAACCGCGATCAGGCAGCCGCGATTTATGAGCAGCGTTACTGGCGGCCTTTATGCTGTGACCATATGTCCGGCCCCGTCGGCGGACTGGTTTTCGATGCGGCAGTCAATCAGGGGCCAGCCATGACTGCCCTGATGGTGCAGCAGGCTGCGCAGGTCCGTCAGGATGGCGAGATCGGACCGGTGACGCTGGCGGCTCTGAACGATGCCGATCAGGCCGATCTGCATGCTGATATCGCAAGACTGCGTGCTGAACGTTACCGCGCCTCATCAGACTGGTCGCGCTTCGGCAAGGGCTGGATGCGGCGCCTGATGCGCGTGGTCGCGGCAACGGCCGCTTTTACCTGA
- a CDS encoding TetR/AcrR family transcriptional regulator: MGRHRAFDADSALLAALHVFWRNGFEGASLSDLTEAMGITRPSLYATYGNKEALFHKALDKYEALYLSFFTRALEAGSARDVVSQVLTGFADLQAPLDHPPGCMDTNCALVCSEAAEPIRRELIRRRKMDEDRLCERLERAQAEGDLPPSACPATLARFVMAVAQGMSVQAASGVDHAALLQIVQTALQAFPAHA, translated from the coding sequence TCATCGCGCTTTTGATGCCGACTCTGCCCTGCTCGCCGCGCTGCATGTTTTCTGGCGCAACGGGTTCGAAGGCGCGTCCCTGTCTGACCTCACCGAGGCCATGGGGATCACCCGGCCGAGCCTGTATGCCACATACGGTAACAAGGAAGCGCTGTTTCACAAAGCGCTGGATAAGTACGAGGCGCTGTATCTCTCGTTTTTCACCCGTGCGCTGGAAGCAGGGTCTGCACGCGATGTCGTATCGCAGGTGCTGACAGGATTCGCCGATCTTCAGGCCCCGCTGGACCATCCACCCGGCTGCATGGACACCAATTGCGCTCTGGTCTGCTCGGAAGCCGCTGAGCCTATCCGGCGGGAGCTGATCCGCCGTCGCAAAATGGATGAAGACCGCCTGTGTGAGCGACTGGAACGGGCACAGGCGGAAGGCGATCTGCCGCCTTCCGCCTGCCCGGCCACACTGGCCCGTTTCGTGATGGCCGTAGCACAGGGAATGTCAGTGCAGGCGGCATCTGGTGTGGACCATGCCGCCCTGCTCCAGATTGTACAAACGGCGTTACAGGCTTTTCCTGCCCACGCCTGA
- a CDS encoding DUF2612 domain-containing protein, with the protein MIAANELNTAFGTKRETAASYITADGKLVIVGPNVLRPSYADDGSYLGALTEGASTNYLPDSMLTPDGKSWSGNFPAITISGLMKDGFSCLQSDFPALNTSASAQMSLGDPVSAQAGETWWLSAWGLMLGSSATAPLVSLCLASGSAKVMQAFPSGTASGRLVRIRISLQVPAGQNAVSASLVANGATGSSAVSMLFSAPQLEKKRVTSFIPTSTGPASRVSDRVFYIPDADPGNGQVPDATNMVFGRDHGVVAWEHMLAQFAASSDLQSLVQALYPACTTLDTALQAMMNNRVLDQATGDQLDGIGDILGQSRMVGPANATKLEDDQYRRLLKLKILLNNAHGTTEDLRAAFCALFNADSTLIQDNGDASLTAVVGRFISADDLAFARSIKGFPKPAGVGLIQMQYDPAKPFGFQQQSYMGFGSGCMARALDNIIA; encoded by the coding sequence ATGATCGCTGCAAATGAGTTGAATACCGCGTTCGGTACCAAGCGGGAAACCGCTGCCAGTTATATCACGGCCGATGGCAAACTTGTTATTGTCGGGCCGAATGTTCTGAGACCATCCTATGCCGATGATGGCAGCTATCTGGGGGCGTTGACCGAGGGAGCCTCCACCAACTATCTGCCTGATTCAATGCTGACACCGGATGGAAAAAGCTGGTCTGGCAACTTTCCTGCCATCACCATCAGTGGCCTGATGAAAGATGGCTTTTCCTGCCTCCAATCTGATTTTCCTGCGCTCAACACGTCTGCCTCCGCTCAGATGAGTTTAGGTGATCCGGTTTCGGCACAGGCGGGGGAGACATGGTGGCTCAGTGCATGGGGGCTGATGCTTGGCTCCTCGGCGACTGCACCGCTTGTCTCTCTGTGCCTTGCATCAGGTTCTGCAAAAGTGATGCAGGCATTTCCTTCCGGCACTGCTTCAGGCAGGCTGGTGAGGATCAGGATCAGTCTGCAGGTTCCGGCCGGACAGAATGCTGTTTCTGCCTCTCTGGTTGCGAACGGAGCAACTGGAAGCAGTGCTGTTTCGATGCTGTTCTCCGCCCCTCAACTGGAAAAAAAGCGTGTTACCAGCTTTATTCCAACCAGCACCGGTCCTGCCTCCCGCGTGTCTGATCGCGTTTTCTATATTCCCGATGCTGACCCCGGTAACGGGCAGGTGCCTGATGCCACCAATATGGTCTTCGGGCGTGATCACGGGGTCGTGGCGTGGGAGCATATGCTGGCCCAGTTTGCGGCCAGTTCTGATCTGCAGTCTCTGGTGCAGGCGCTTTATCCGGCCTGCACCACGCTGGATACGGCTTTGCAGGCGATGATGAATAATCGCGTGCTGGATCAGGCAACCGGGGATCAACTGGATGGCATTGGTGATATTCTCGGCCAGTCACGGATGGTTGGTCCGGCAAATGCGACAAAGCTGGAGGACGATCAGTATCGGCGGTTGTTGAAGCTGAAAATCCTGCTGAACAATGCGCATGGCACAACCGAGGATCTGAGAGCCGCTTTCTGTGCTTTGTTCAATGCAGACAGCACACTGATCCAGGATAACGGTGATGCCAGCCTGACCGCAGTGGTGGGGCGGTTTATCAGTGCCGATGATCTTGCTTTCGCACGTTCCATAAAGGGTTTTCCAAAACCCGCTGGTGTTGGTCTGATCCAGATGCAGTACGATCCGGCAAAACCATTCGGATTTCAGCAGCAGAGCTACATGGGGTTCGGATCGGGCTGCATGGCGCGCGCGCTCGATAACATCATTGCCTGA